The window TTGCGCCTCCGCCGCAGGCTACCGCTCCAGTTGCGCCCGCAACCATCGCGACCACGCCCGCATTCGACCGCGGCGGATCGCAGGCACCGGCAGCGCCCGCAAGCTACGCCGAGGAACCGCTCGATCTGGCGGACGAGGCTGACGGCGACGATGCCGACGCCTATGGCTCGGCAGCGCCGTTCGAACTGACCGGGATGCAGGCGGGCGACGAATACGGCGACGAGTATGACGACGATGTCGATGGCATCGTCGATCCGCTCGCCGGTCTGCGCGGTGCGGAAAGCACCGGCGGCGCGGCGCGTGAAGACGACGCGCTCGAACTCGACGATGGCTACACCCCTTACGCCGAAGCCGATCGCACCCCGGTGCAGGACGATCTGCTGGCCAGCGCGGACCGGTTGGCTGCCGAAGATCGCCCGGTCGAAGCGCGGCTTGGCGGCGGACGCCGGCTCGGGCTGCTTGGCGGCGGCGACCATGGCGCTGGCGGGGCTCCGGCAGGCGGCGCGCCGTCGGGCGGGGGCAGCACGCTGTTCGAACGCATGGCCAACCTGTCGCGCAGCACCGCGCGCGACGACGACGAGGACGATGACGGCGATGATGGCCCGGCGCTCAGCATCCCGCGCTTCCTCGGTCGCCAGAACAACCAGTAACCGCGTGTCAGCCGCGCCGTGTCGCAAGCCTGATGGCGACACGGCGGCGGCATGGTAAAGGCCGCATCATGGTGTCGCGCTTCAGTGTTTCCAGAGCCCTTGCGCTGAGCGCGACCGGGGCGGTGCTGTCTCTTGCCGGCACGACCGCCCCGGCATCGGCGCAGGATACCGTCGCGCGGCCGGTGGTGCAGGCGCTTCCCAATTCACAGGTTCAGCGGCTCAACCGCGCGCTGGTGGCGCTGTCTAAGGCCCCGCGCGACCGCGATACGCTGGTCGAGGCAGGGCAGGCCGCGCTCGGTGTCGACGATCTCGATGCCGCGATCGGCTTTTTCGGGCGCGCGGCGGAGGTCGATCCGGGCAATGCCGCGGTCGCGCAGGGGTTGGGGGCGGTTTACCTCCGTGCAGGCCGTGCGGGCGAGGCGCTGGTGCAATTCGATCGCGCGCTTGCCGCCGGGGCGGATGAGCGGACGGTGCTTCCCGACCGCGCGCTGACGCTCGATCTCGTCGGCGAACATGCCGCGGCGCAGACCGCCTATACCCGCGCACTCGTGCTCGATCCGGGCAATGACGAAGCGCGGCGGCGGCTGGCGATCAGCCATGCGATTTCGGGCAACCGCGCGCGGTTCGAGGATACGCTGCGCCCGATGCTCGACCGGCGCGATGTCGGCGCGCAGCGCGCCCGCGCCTTCGGGCTGGCGATCATGGGCGACGCCGACCGGGCCGGGGCGATCGTCGAGCAGGTGATGCCGCGCGATCTGGCGACGCGGCTGGTGCCCTATCTCGGCTATATGCCGCGCTTGACCAAGCCGCAGCAGGCCGCCGCAGCCAATCTCGGGATTTTTCCGCGCGCCGCCGATATCGGGCGTGACGATCCGCGGCTGGCTCGGTTCGCGGCAGAAGAGCGTGCCGACAGCCGCCTGACGCCCGCTGGCGCTCCGCTGGGAACGCGCAGCACCGCGTCTGCGGCCGTGGCGCCGACTCCGCCGCCAAGCACCACGATCTTCACCACCCCGGTGTCGGCCTCGGCGATCGGCACGGTGCCGCAGCCTTCCACGACGCCGGCGATTGTTCCCGCCGCTGCGGCACCTGTGGCTGCCGCGCCCGCGCCGGTTGCCGGGCCTCCCTCTGCGTCTGCTCCCGCGCCTGCGCCCACCTACGTGGCTGCGGCTTCCACGCCTGCCTCTGTGCCGCCTGCGCCGACCTACGCTGCGGCGTCAGCATCCGTGCCCCAGCCAGCGCCGCAGCCCCAACCCCAACCCCAACCCCAACCCCAGCCGCAGCCGCAAGTCCAGCAGCTGCCGCTGCGCGTAGCAGATGCCTTTGCCGATCTCGGCGCTCCGCTTCCCGATGCGCGGGTGGGGGGCGATGCGGTCGACATTACGCGAATCGCGGTTCGGCGCGAAGCCCCGCCGATCACCGCCGCGCCTGCGCCCAAGCCCGAGGCGAAGCCCGCCGAAAAGCCCAAGCCCAAGCCCAAGGAGCCCGCCAAGCCCGCTCACCCCAGCCGCGTCTGGGTGCAGGTGGCGACGGGCAAGAGGATCGACGCGCTGGCGTTCGACTGGAAGCGGATCAGCCGTGAAGGCGGCAAGCTGATGGCGCCCTACAAGCCGCACACCGCACGCTGGGGCGCGACCAACAGGCTCGTGATCGGCCCGGTCGCCAACCGCGACAAGGCCGAGGCCTTGGTGCGCGATCTGAAGAAGCAGGGGGCCGACGTATTCCTGTGGCTCAGCGAAGAAGGCGAGGCGGTTCAACCGCTTAACTAGCTTCCCCCGATTTCTTTGCACAGGCTTTGCACAGGCTTGTCCGGTTCTCCCCAACCCCTCTCGGATGCGCGATTGCCAAGCAGGGGCGGTTGCGTCCATCCCTTTCGGCGATGGAAACACACCCCCTTTCGCCGCCCCGCGCACAGCCATGAGAACCCAGGAAATGGATTATTCCGCCGAGGATGACGCCGCCCCCGTCGATATGCTCGCAAGCCTGTTCATGGCACGCGGCTGGCCGTGCGAACTGGTGTCCGAAGACGAGATGACCGGCGAAGTGCAGGGCAGCTGGGCCAATTACCAGCTGCGCGCGATCTGGCGGCCCGAAGACGGCGTGCTGCAATTCCTGTGCTTGCCCGATATCCGCGTCACCGAAGACAAGCGCGCGGCGGCTTACGAGCTGCTCTGCCTCGTCAACGAACAGATGTGGCTGGGCCATTTCGATATCTGGTCGAACGGCGATGTGCTGCTCTATCGCCACGGCGCATTGCTGGGCGATCACGGGCGCTTGAGCCTCGATATGGCGCAGGCGCTGGTCGAAAGCGCGATCGACGAATGCGACCGCTTCTACCCCGCGTTCCAGTTCGTGCTGTGGGGCGGGAAAAGCCCGCGCGACGCGCTCGAAGCCGCGATGGTCGACGCCGCGGGCGAGGCCTGAGGGCGGCTGCGGTGGCGCACCTGCTGATCACCGGTTGCGGCAACATGGGCGGCGCGATGCTGGCCGGTTGGCTCGCTGCGGGCGAGCCGGCGACGCGGTTCAGCGTGCTCGACCCCGCCTTGCCCGAGGCGCCGCTAGGCGTCGCGCTCTACCGCGATGCCGCCGCGCTGCCGGGCGATCACGATGCGGTGCTGCTGGGCTTCAAGCCGCAGCAACTGGCGGCGCTGGGGTCGGGGCTGCAGGGCCTGACCGCGGGCCGCAATGTCTATTCGCTGCTGGCCGGGATTACCTGTGCGCAGCTTGCCGCTGCCTTCCCCCAAGCGTCCGCGCATGTCCGGGTGATGCCCAACCTTGCTGCGCGTATCAACAAGTCGCCGGTGATCCTCGCCGAGCGCGGGCTGGACGCGGCCGCGCGCGCCGAAACCTTCGCGCTGTTCGGGAAATTGGGCAGCGCGGTGTGGCTGGACGACGAGGCGCAGTTCGATCTGGTCACTGCGCTCGCCGGGTCGGGGCCGGGCTTCGTCTATCGTTTTATCGATGCGCTTGCGGGGGCGGCGATCGATCTGGGGCTGGATGCGCCGACCGCTTCGTCTCTTGCGCTCGCCACGGTCGAGGGCGCGGCGATGCTCGCTGCCGGCTCGGATGCGAGCCCCGCGACACTGGCCGACCGCGTCGCCAGCCCCGGCGGAATGACCCGCGAGGGGCTCGACGTGCTCGACCGGGACATGGCGCTGCGCCGCCTGCTGACCGAAACCTTGCGCGCCACCGCGGCAAAGGGTGCGGCGCTTTCGCGACAGGGTTAACCAAGGCCTATGCAAAGCTGAACGGATTGCATGCTTTGCAATCCGGTTTCCCTTGAAAAGCGCTGCGGAAATCCCGATATTCGCCGGACGAAGAGCGCCGACGTTCTCGCGCGCTCGGACATGGAAAGGCTAAGGGTTTCGCAATGGCTGACTGGAATGACTCTCCGCGCAGTGCGCAGCGGTTCGGCTCCGTTCCGCGGGCCGGGGGCAGCGTCGATAGCCGCGTGAGCTTTGACGAGGGCCTGCGCAAGCACATGCTCTCGATTTACAATTACATGACCTCGGGCATCCTGCTGACCGGGATCGTTGCGCTGTTGTCGTTCACCACCGGCACTGCAGCGGCGATTTTTTCGGGCGGCGCGCTGCGCTGGATCGTCGCGCTGTCGCCGATGATCGTGGTGTTCGCGATGAGCTTCGGCGCGAACAAGTTCAGCACCGGCACGCTCAAGCTGATGTTCTGGGGCTTCGCCGTCCTTATGGGCCTGTCGCTGTCGTCGGTGTTCCTGGTCTACACCGGGGCTTCGATCGCCACGACCTTCTTCGCGACCGCGGCGGCCTTCGCCGGCCTGTCGCTGTTCGGTTACACCACCAAGAAGAACCTGTCGGGTCTCGGCAGCTTCCTGATCATGGGGGTGATCGGCCTCCTGGTCGCAATGGTGATCAACCTGTTCCTGCAGAGCCCCGCGTTCCACTACGCGATCAGCTTCATCGGCGTGCTGATTTTCGCAGGCCTCACCGCCTACGATACGCAGCGCCTGAAGAACGAGTATGAATATCTGCGCGGCACCGAATTTGCCGGCAAGGCCGTCGTGCTCGGCGCGCTGAGCCTCTATCTGGACTTCATCAACATGTTCCAGTTCCTGCTCAGCTTCATGGGCAACCGCGAATAATCGCGTGCCTTGCGCGGGCCAACGCCTGCGGGAAGAATGAAAAAATATCGAATGCCCGGGGCCTTCCCAAGGTCTCGGGCATTTGCTTTGTTAGCTTGCTAGGCTATCCCAAGGGCTTAGGCTGCAACACAGGGTTAGCCTGCGCACCGCCGCGCAGGCAATCCGATCATCCCCTTGCAGCAGGAGAGAGACCTTTGACGAGCGCGGCCCCGTATACGAACCTTCCCTTGGCCCTTGCCCCTGCCACCACGCCCCCTACGCGCCTGCGCGCAGCGCTTGCCGCGCTGATGATGGGTGCCGGCGCGCTGGCCGGTTGCGCCACGCCCGCTCCGCCGCCGCCGCCCCCGCCGCCCCCGCCGCCGCCCGCGGTGGTCGAAGCGGTGCCCTATCGTCCGCTGCCGCCGGGCGGGGCCTATTACGTGATGAATCTGCCGGCACGCGGGGCCGACGGGCGCCGGATCACGGTCAATTCCAACCTGTCCGACGATCAGCTGGTCTGGAACCTGCGCTCGGCCTGGAATGTCGCCGCGCTCAATTGCCTCGCGCCGGAATACCAGCCGATCCTCGACAGCTACCGCGCTTTCCTGACCAAGAACGTCAAGGGGCTGAAGGCGGTCAACGACCGGATCGAGAAGAGCTATACCAGCCGTTACCGCGTGCGCCGCGATGCGATCGTCGCGCGCGATGGTTACACCACGCAGGTCTATAACTTCTTCGCCGAACCGGCCGCGCGCGCCGGGTTCTGCCGTGCCGCGCTGGACATGGCGAACCGGGCGATCATCACCCCGCCGACCGATCCGCTCGCCTTTGCGAAGGACAATTTCAGCGGGCTGATGGTGCCGTTCGAAACCTTCTTCGACGAATACGAAGCCTATCAGCAGGCATCGGCGCAGTGGGATGCCAAGTGGGGCACGCTCTATGGCGCATCGCAGCCCGGCTGGGTCGCGGTGCAGCAACACCGCGCAGGGATCGCGGTTGCACCGAGCCAGCCCGCAGCACAGACCGTGATCGACCCTGAAACCGGGGCTGCGGTGCCGGTGATCCCGGTGACCGAAGGCGTGACCTCGCAGCCGGTCGTCCAGCCGATCGCGCCGGCCACGGGCGGGGCTTCGGGCAAGTAGACCCAAGGACTGAAAGGGCTGGCAAAATCGCCGTTGCCAGCCCTTTTGCTTGGCAGTAATACTTCCCCCACGCCCGGCAGTACCCACCCTGCGGGGCGCACAGCGAACTGGAACGGGGCCGTAGCTCAGATGGGAGAGCGCGTCGTTCGCAATGACGAGGTCAGGGGTTCGATCCCCCTCGGCTCCACCAGTTCTCCAGCTTCGCCAGATATCTGATTTTTTGTCCCGGCCCTCAAACGCAGGGTGGCGGACGTCCGTTCGGCTTGGCTCTCCTCGCACAAGCTCGGGCGGCCGATCGGCCTTGCGGCGCGTCGCGCCGAACCACAGCTATCATTCTTGCGCTGGTATCCGCCCCTTGCCGTCCGGTCGACGGGACGTTATCGCGCGCCTGCGTTTCGGTAACGGGAATGCGGTTTGAATCCGCAGCTGTCCCTGCAACTGTAAGCGGTGAGTGCGGGGTGCGCTCCCTTTTCGAAGGGCAGCCACTGGGGGTCTTCGGACCATCCGGGAAGGCGAGCATCCCATGCGTTGATCCGTGAGCCAGGAGACCGACCGGGGCGTGTCGCTCTTTGCTTGGCTCAGGGGTTGGCCAGGCGCGGAAACAAGACACTTTCGTTGTGAGCGACATCGCTGGGCTGCACGGGGGACGGATCGCCTCTCTTGCGGCCACCATGTTGCTGATGACGGGAGGAATCCGTGAAGAATTTTGCATTGTTGAACAGCGTCGCGTGGGCGGCGCTGGTTTGGGCTGCGCCGGTAATGGCGCAGGACGACGGCCGCG is drawn from Erythrobacter neustonensis and contains these coding sequences:
- a CDS encoding tetratricopeptide repeat protein, which codes for MLSLAGTTAPASAQDTVARPVVQALPNSQVQRLNRALVALSKAPRDRDTLVEAGQAALGVDDLDAAIGFFGRAAEVDPGNAAVAQGLGAVYLRAGRAGEALVQFDRALAAGADERTVLPDRALTLDLVGEHAAAQTAYTRALVLDPGNDEARRRLAISHAISGNRARFEDTLRPMLDRRDVGAQRARAFGLAIMGDADRAGAIVEQVMPRDLATRLVPYLGYMPRLTKPQQAAAANLGIFPRAADIGRDDPRLARFAAEERADSRLTPAGAPLGTRSTASAAVAPTPPPSTTIFTTPVSASAIGTVPQPSTTPAIVPAAAAPVAAAPAPVAGPPSASAPAPAPTYVAAASTPASVPPAPTYAAASASVPQPAPQPQPQPQPQPQPQPQVQQLPLRVADAFADLGAPLPDARVGGDAVDITRIAVRREAPPITAAPAPKPEAKPAEKPKPKPKEPAKPAHPSRVWVQVATGKRIDALAFDWKRISREGGKLMAPYKPHTARWGATNRLVIGPVANRDKAEALVRDLKKQGADVFLWLSEEGEAVQPLN
- a CDS encoding YbjN domain-containing protein: MRTQEMDYSAEDDAAPVDMLASLFMARGWPCELVSEDEMTGEVQGSWANYQLRAIWRPEDGVLQFLCLPDIRVTEDKRAAAYELLCLVNEQMWLGHFDIWSNGDVLLYRHGALLGDHGRLSLDMAQALVESAIDECDRFYPAFQFVLWGGKSPRDALEAAMVDAAGEA
- a CDS encoding pyrroline-5-carboxylate reductase family protein; the protein is MAHLLITGCGNMGGAMLAGWLAAGEPATRFSVLDPALPEAPLGVALYRDAAALPGDHDAVLLGFKPQQLAALGSGLQGLTAGRNVYSLLAGITCAQLAAAFPQASAHVRVMPNLAARINKSPVILAERGLDAAARAETFALFGKLGSAVWLDDEAQFDLVTALAGSGPGFVYRFIDALAGAAIDLGLDAPTASSLALATVEGAAMLAAGSDASPATLADRVASPGGMTREGLDVLDRDMALRRLLTETLRATAAKGAALSRQG
- a CDS encoding Bax inhibitor-1/YccA family protein; translation: MADWNDSPRSAQRFGSVPRAGGSVDSRVSFDEGLRKHMLSIYNYMTSGILLTGIVALLSFTTGTAAAIFSGGALRWIVALSPMIVVFAMSFGANKFSTGTLKLMFWGFAVLMGLSLSSVFLVYTGASIATTFFATAAAFAGLSLFGYTTKKNLSGLGSFLIMGVIGLLVAMVINLFLQSPAFHYAISFIGVLIFAGLTAYDTQRLKNEYEYLRGTEFAGKAVVLGALSLYLDFINMFQFLLSFMGNRE